One genomic window of Haloferax mediterranei ATCC 33500 includes the following:
- a CDS encoding efflux RND transporter permease subunit, protein MIDYEVYVDRLGEYIVTNPGRVVALFFVLTLVFGAGLGNISTDAGTSQFTEDSPAQEALDDVNREFNPTFETSSGSTQLIQRDENVLSKPAMLDMLRLQERVLDRPGLRTTSASSVASTVAQTLDPSAETLDEQIDALESASPSEVRAAAKRATANPQVASLLSDDFNRESVSASSTIGVVSHEVPGLSSTAGTSGTSPMTGIQEEIQTMTSVADSDIRVFGSGIISSELGNVISDSLLLVVPAAVLLIFGFLVIAYRDPIDLLLGVISLLLAVIWTFGFMGLADIAFSQMLIAVPPLLLAVGIDFGLHAVNRYREERVKDISPVPSMRTTVKQLSIAFFIVTGTTVLGFLANVTSDLAPIRDFGLVAAVGILFTFLIFGVFLPAAKLYADQLREQYDVPKFGSTPLGNEGGLLARVLSVGVVIGRKAPRAFLVGILLTTVVAGAYGTGVDTTFSQEDFLPPEEQPAYLQDLPEPFKPGVYTVTKDLNYLEDNFETTQGDSVTIYAEGKLRRDSALEELYRAGTSPPDSFVTEDRRAESKSIITVIQSYAAQDPEFAALVARNDADGNGVPDDNLETIYDELLASPVSGQASSYITEDYRKTRVVYTVEADASQDDIVADGKHVAEELRMKGTATGSTVVFKDISDTIFMSAIESLTVALLATALFLILIYQLLEGQWTLGVVNLVPIVVSLALLAGSMRYLGIPLNALTATILSIAIGLGIDYSAHVVHRFADEYNDSNLNEALHMTVSGTGGALTGSMLTTTTGLGVLAIAITPVLGQFGVVTALSIFYSYLTALVVTPPTLVVWEQLTQQTESTPTAP, encoded by the coding sequence ATGATTGACTACGAAGTGTACGTCGACCGCCTTGGCGAGTACATCGTCACGAACCCCGGCAGAGTCGTCGCGCTGTTCTTCGTGCTGACACTCGTCTTCGGTGCCGGTCTCGGGAATATCTCGACCGACGCCGGAACCTCGCAGTTCACCGAGGACTCGCCTGCACAGGAAGCGCTCGATGACGTTAACCGTGAGTTCAACCCGACGTTCGAGACGAGTTCCGGGAGTACACAACTCATCCAACGGGACGAGAACGTGCTGTCGAAACCGGCGATGCTCGACATGTTGCGGCTCCAAGAGCGCGTCTTGGACCGTCCCGGCCTTCGCACCACCTCCGCGTCGAGTGTCGCATCGACGGTCGCTCAGACGCTCGACCCGTCGGCGGAGACGCTCGACGAGCAGATTGACGCGCTCGAATCGGCGTCGCCGAGCGAAGTCCGCGCCGCGGCCAAGCGGGCAACTGCGAACCCGCAGGTTGCGTCGTTGTTGAGCGACGATTTCAACCGTGAATCCGTCAGCGCCTCTTCGACTATCGGCGTCGTCAGCCACGAGGTTCCCGGACTCTCGTCGACCGCCGGGACTTCGGGAACGAGTCCGATGACCGGTATCCAAGAAGAGATACAGACGATGACCTCCGTCGCCGACAGCGACATTCGCGTGTTCGGCAGCGGTATCATCTCCAGTGAGTTGGGGAACGTCATTTCCGACTCGCTGTTGCTCGTCGTCCCCGCGGCGGTGCTCCTCATCTTCGGGTTCCTCGTCATCGCGTACCGCGACCCTATCGACCTGCTACTCGGGGTTATCTCGCTTCTCTTGGCGGTTATCTGGACGTTCGGGTTTATGGGTCTCGCAGATATCGCGTTCAGCCAGATGCTCATCGCGGTTCCGCCGCTTCTCTTGGCGGTCGGTATCGACTTCGGGCTTCACGCAGTGAACCGCTACCGCGAAGAGCGCGTGAAGGATATCTCCCCCGTTCCGTCGATGCGGACGACCGTCAAACAACTCTCCATCGCGTTCTTCATCGTCACCGGGACGACGGTCCTCGGGTTCCTCGCGAACGTCACGAGCGACCTCGCACCCATCCGCGACTTCGGTCTCGTCGCGGCGGTCGGTATCCTGTTTACCTTCCTCATCTTCGGGGTGTTCCTCCCGGCGGCGAAGCTCTATGCGGACCAACTTCGCGAGCAGTATGACGTCCCCAAATTCGGGTCGACGCCGCTGGGCAACGAAGGCGGGCTACTCGCCCGGGTGCTTTCTGTCGGTGTCGTCATCGGCCGCAAGGCACCTCGTGCGTTCCTCGTCGGTATCCTGCTGACGACCGTCGTCGCGGGTGCATACGGGACCGGCGTCGATACGACGTTCTCACAGGAAGACTTCCTCCCGCCGGAGGAACAGCCCGCATATCTGCAAGACCTCCCTGAGCCGTTCAAACCCGGCGTCTACACCGTTACGAAGGACCTGAACTACCTCGAAGACAACTTCGAAACGACGCAAGGCGACAGCGTGACGATTTACGCCGAAGGGAAACTGAGACGGGACTCCGCGCTGGAAGAGCTATACCGCGCCGGTACGAGTCCGCCCGACTCGTTCGTCACCGAGGACCGCCGTGCTGAATCGAAGAGTATCATCACGGTCATCCAGAGCTACGCGGCTCAGGACCCCGAATTTGCGGCACTCGTCGCCCGGAACGACGCCGACGGCAACGGCGTCCCCGACGACAACCTCGAAACGATATACGACGAACTGCTCGCCTCGCCCGTCTCCGGGCAGGCGTCGTCGTACATCACCGAGGATTACCGCAAGACTCGCGTTGTCTACACGGTCGAGGCCGACGCCTCGCAGGACGACATCGTCGCCGACGGGAAACACGTCGCAGAAGAGCTTCGCATGAAAGGCACTGCGACCGGAAGCACGGTCGTGTTCAAGGACATCTCTGATACTATCTTCATGTCCGCTATCGAGAGCCTCACGGTCGCGCTCTTGGCGACAGCACTGTTCTTGATTCTCATCTATCAGCTCCTCGAAGGACAGTGGACGCTCGGCGTGGTCAACCTCGTTCCCATCGTCGTCTCGCTCGCACTTCTCGCGGGGTCGATGCGGTATCTCGGTATTCCGCTGAACGCGTTGACGGCGACCATCCTCTCGATTGCAATCGGGTTGGGTATCGACTACTCCGCCCACGTCGTCCACCGGTTCGCCGACGAGTACAACGACTCCAACCTCAACGAGGCGCTGCACATGACCGTCAGCGGGACTGGCGGCGCACTGACCGGGAGTATGCTGACGACGACGACCGGTCTCGGCGTCCTCGCAATCGCAATCACCCCCGTCCTCGGACAGTTCGGCGTCGTGACCGCACTGAGTATCTTCTACTCGTATCTCACCGCGCTCGTCGTGACGCCGCCGACCCTCGTGGTCTGGGAACAGCTGACGCAGCAGACCGAATCGACTCCGACAGCACCCTGA
- a CDS encoding zinc ribbon domain-containing protein yields the protein MSKRAMVRPLIAAVLGIPIMGFGHLFLRRWRRALLWMALAVSVGLLFVPESARELLITGGSVPPLMDVLPLLVVNLVSVVDAFLLGMKQVAESTRAEMLDEDIETVSCPQCGREVDPGLGFCHWCTTRLDEPIDD from the coding sequence ATGTCCAAACGCGCAATGGTTCGTCCATTGATTGCCGCAGTGCTCGGTATCCCCATTATGGGGTTTGGCCACCTCTTCCTGCGGCGCTGGCGACGTGCCTTGCTCTGGATGGCGCTTGCTGTCTCTGTTGGCCTGTTGTTTGTCCCTGAGAGTGCGCGCGAATTGCTAATCACCGGTGGGTCGGTACCACCTCTCATGGATGTCCTGCCTCTTCTCGTGGTGAATCTCGTAAGCGTGGTCGACGCATTCTTGCTCGGGATGAAGCAGGTCGCCGAATCGACCCGCGCTGAAATGCTCGATGAGGACATAGAAACGGTCTCTTGCCCGCAGTGCGGGCGCGAAGTCGACCCGGGCCTCGGCTTCTGTCACTGGTGTACCACCCGCCTCGACGAACCGATAGACGACTGA
- a CDS encoding TetR/AcrR family transcriptional regulator: MDDERIDTGRSETEQAIMDATLRALAEHGYADLSIKNIGTEFEKSTSLLYYHYENKDELLLAFLDYIIDLFVASIDPDADDPDAELREFVEYVLPPEDGPDTCDTIPPAVPFHEDAEPFQRVIFELRTQTIHDEAYREKFGRMESHMVETVTALIRREMDAGNYREMNAEIMAENLMAFLFRSLDVRITGTRPESAHMMRESVYFLLDNVMPKGSHPEDAAREQRDFDA; the protein is encoded by the coding sequence ATGGACGACGAACGAATCGACACCGGGCGAAGCGAGACCGAGCAGGCGATTATGGACGCCACGCTCAGAGCACTCGCAGAACACGGTTACGCGGACCTTTCGATAAAGAACATCGGCACGGAGTTCGAAAAAAGCACCTCACTCCTGTACTATCACTACGAGAACAAAGACGAACTGCTCTTGGCGTTTCTCGACTACATCATCGACCTGTTCGTCGCGAGCATCGACCCCGATGCGGACGACCCCGACGCGGAGCTTCGAGAGTTCGTTGAGTACGTTCTTCCCCCGGAAGACGGGCCAGATACGTGCGATACGATTCCTCCCGCAGTGCCGTTTCACGAGGATGCAGAACCGTTCCAACGAGTCATCTTCGAGCTTCGCACGCAGACTATCCACGACGAGGCGTACCGCGAGAAGTTCGGACGCATGGAGTCACACATGGTCGAGACCGTCACAGCGCTTATCAGGAGAGAGATGGATGCCGGGAACTACCGCGAGATGAATGCGGAAATCATGGCCGAGAACTTGATGGCGTTTCTCTTTCGGAGTCTCGACGTTCGAATCACAGGAACGAGACCCGAGTCGGCACACATGATGCGTGAATCAGTGTACTTCCTTCTCGACAACGTGATGCCGAAAGGAAGCCACCCAGAAGACGCGGCGAGAGAGCAACGCGACTTCGACGCCTGA